The following coding sequences lie in one Thalassoglobus polymorphus genomic window:
- a CDS encoding DUF1501 domain-containing protein, with amino-acid sequence MFRLSLGSTGRYCDGVSRRSFLQIGMAGMGSLGMSDILRAKAQAGSSSQAETSLILIWLDGGPSHMDTYDPKPDAPSEYRGIWNHIPTNVPGIDITELFPLQAKLADRYSLVRSVHHNAGDHFTAGHWMLTGRGGVNGAMKAQKYPFFGAVATKVLGPRVAGMPAFVGVPYSMSIGIRPGYFGGHYLGVENNPFETVGDPNNDNFKVQNLNLAKGLNLDRLTERRSLTVHFDEVRRLMDKSKAMQTTDQFEQEAYELVTGARARDAFDIQQETPENRDRYGRNSWGQSVLLARRLVEAGSTIVTCHFGGWDSHWDHQARMETYLPKVDLAVSGLLNDLKERGLDEKVMVVVCGEFGRTPKMNNGGNGGAPMSKGTPGRDHWGNALSVLMAGGGLKGGTVVGATNKRGEHPTERPVRPGDLHHTILRQLGVDPTLNFLNHAGRPIPAVDHGAVIEELIA; translated from the coding sequence ATGTTTCGACTATCATTGGGTTCAACTGGACGGTATTGCGACGGGGTTTCGCGCCGGTCGTTTTTGCAGATCGGTATGGCAGGGATGGGATCGCTCGGGATGAGCGACATCCTGCGAGCAAAGGCTCAGGCAGGGAGTTCGTCTCAGGCCGAGACCTCGCTGATTCTCATCTGGCTGGATGGTGGCCCGAGTCACATGGACACCTATGATCCCAAGCCGGACGCTCCGTCGGAGTATCGTGGGATCTGGAATCACATCCCAACAAATGTTCCGGGAATCGACATTACGGAACTCTTCCCACTTCAAGCGAAACTGGCGGATCGCTATTCGCTCGTTCGATCGGTCCATCACAATGCCGGAGACCACTTCACCGCGGGCCACTGGATGTTGACGGGGCGCGGCGGTGTGAACGGGGCCATGAAAGCTCAGAAGTACCCATTCTTTGGGGCCGTCGCTACGAAAGTTCTCGGTCCACGTGTTGCCGGGATGCCAGCATTCGTCGGAGTCCCATACTCGATGAGTATCGGTATTCGTCCGGGTTATTTTGGAGGGCATTATTTAGGCGTTGAAAACAATCCCTTCGAAACGGTTGGCGATCCCAATAACGACAACTTCAAAGTTCAGAACCTGAATCTTGCAAAAGGGCTCAACCTGGATCGTCTTACAGAGAGACGATCATTGACGGTCCACTTCGATGAAGTGCGACGGCTCATGGATAAGTCGAAAGCGATGCAGACGACGGATCAATTTGAGCAGGAAGCGTACGAGCTCGTTACTGGAGCCCGGGCACGTGATGCATTCGACATTCAGCAGGAGACGCCTGAGAATAGAGATCGTTACGGCCGCAACAGTTGGGGCCAAAGCGTGCTCTTAGCCCGCCGCCTTGTCGAGGCTGGCTCGACAATTGTGACGTGTCACTTTGGTGGCTGGGATTCTCACTGGGATCATCAAGCTCGAATGGAAACCTATCTTCCGAAAGTGGATCTTGCAGTCAGCGGTTTACTCAATGATCTCAAGGAACGAGGTCTTGATGAGAAAGTAATGGTCGTTGTCTGCGGTGAATTTGGTCGTACGCCGAAAATGAACAATGGAGGAAACGGCGGGGCTCCTATGAGTAAAGGAACACCCGGACGCGATCACTGGGGCAATGCTCTTTCCGTATTGATGGCAGGGGGAGGCCTCAAAGGGGGAACCGTTGTTGGAGCGACGAACAAACGTGGCGAACATCCGACCGAACGACCTGTTCGTCCCGGAGATTTGCATCACACGATCTTGCGACAACTCGGGGTCGACCCAACTCTGAACTTCCTGAATCACGCTGGTCGTCCAATCCCCGCTGTTGATCATGGTGCAGTCATCGAGGAACTCATCGCATAA
- a CDS encoding universal stress protein, giving the protein MHTLSRILVGVDFHRTTGELPLPTRRAIEKSLWLAEKAGAKLTLMSVLRGPAPSSKDKLESSAGTEYQKLISEQIETFIEKGRSAGVEVSSKIVYGRGWQELTREVIREDFDLIIVGTREKSATTRMLYGSTAVKLLRKCPCPVWVTRPDVDPESATTIVAADDLSPVGEKVLHTAVSTAQFIDARLLIVSAVSYPHEGAMIRTECSEEDLDKYRLKIQTDAEREVFERLSMTDYRTIQQGTQIVVQGGPADTVVEQVVVENHADLLVMGTIGRGGVPGFLIGNTAERLLYGLQCSLLAIKPDDFVSPVKVD; this is encoded by the coding sequence CATTGAGTCGCATACTCGTTGGCGTTGATTTTCACCGCACGACTGGAGAGCTTCCACTCCCGACACGTCGGGCAATTGAGAAATCGTTGTGGCTCGCTGAGAAGGCAGGGGCAAAGCTTACGCTCATGTCCGTTCTGCGCGGACCGGCACCATCATCAAAGGATAAACTTGAGTCATCTGCCGGCACAGAATATCAGAAACTCATTTCCGAACAAATCGAGACATTCATCGAGAAAGGGCGCAGTGCAGGCGTCGAAGTCAGCTCAAAAATTGTCTATGGACGGGGCTGGCAAGAACTGACTCGCGAAGTCATTCGTGAAGACTTCGACCTGATTATTGTCGGAACTCGCGAAAAGTCTGCGACGACACGGATGCTCTACGGAAGTACTGCTGTCAAGTTGTTGCGAAAGTGTCCTTGCCCCGTTTGGGTGACTCGTCCCGATGTCGATCCAGAATCAGCGACCACAATCGTGGCTGCTGATGATCTCTCGCCGGTCGGTGAAAAAGTCCTGCACACAGCCGTTTCCACTGCACAATTTATTGATGCACGACTTCTGATTGTGAGCGCAGTGAGTTACCCGCACGAAGGGGCGATGATACGAACGGAATGCTCGGAAGAAGATCTCGACAAGTACCGACTCAAAATCCAAACAGATGCAGAAAGAGAGGTCTTCGAGCGGCTTTCAATGACGGACTATCGAACAATTCAGCAAGGAACACAAATTGTTGTCCAGGGCGGCCCGGCAGATACTGTCGTGGAACAAGTCGTTGTCGAAAATCATGCCGACCTGTTGGTCATGGGAACAATCGGACGGGGAGGGGTGCCTGGATTCCTTATCGGAAATACCGCCGAACGCCTGCTTTACGGCCTGCAATGCTCACTTCTCGCGATTAAGCCAGACGACTTCGTCTCACCGGTGAAGGTCGACTGA